One region of Epilithonimonas zeae genomic DNA includes:
- a CDS encoding glycoside hydrolase family 5 protein produces the protein MKNIFRVLRLSMLFFLVSCTHEDKVEFVNGETGQVENPDPFSAKKIIADMGPGFNLGNTFDNGIHPTSLSAIKPVIDLYKNAGMKHIRIPTTWMDRFASTLADNNGNINVNHPRFLELKAAIDYALSQDLYVILNTHHESWLKDHYDGSEQYDSKFRTLWTGIATYFKDYPQKLIFEVLNEPEGNLGELDGNGPFPDPTDALALQYTRKVNQVGYEAIRATHGNNEKRLIMVGTNGQGNALYISNVYPSKSSLPGGGNDNYLSIQVHTYSPWAFCGETGSNAAFPGTASFETGIQNVKAHSIKLNVPVHYGEFGVGRSSNAAERNTDLVRNYYRTMARTTLAQSMSYSVWDDRGWFALINPTGTSFVNNIVPYMLQ, from the coding sequence ATGAAAAATATATTTAGAGTATTAAGATTAAGCATGCTTTTCTTTCTAGTCTCTTGCACGCACGAGGATAAAGTAGAGTTTGTTAATGGGGAAACAGGACAAGTGGAAAATCCCGATCCTTTTTCCGCAAAAAAGATAATTGCTGATATGGGACCTGGTTTTAATCTTGGTAATACCTTTGATAACGGGATTCATCCGACCTCTTTGTCAGCAATCAAACCCGTTATTGATCTGTATAAAAATGCTGGGATGAAACATATTAGAATTCCAACTACCTGGATGGATAGATTTGCATCTACTCTTGCAGACAATAATGGTAATATTAATGTCAATCATCCAAGGTTTCTGGAACTAAAAGCAGCTATAGATTATGCTCTTTCTCAGGATTTATATGTTATTCTGAATACCCATCACGAGTCTTGGCTTAAGGATCATTACGACGGATCTGAGCAGTATGACAGTAAGTTCCGGACTTTATGGACAGGTATTGCTACCTATTTTAAAGATTATCCACAGAAATTAATTTTTGAAGTTCTAAACGAGCCAGAAGGTAATTTGGGAGAGCTAGACGGCAATGGTCCCTTTCCTGATCCTACCGATGCATTGGCTTTACAATACACCAGAAAAGTAAATCAAGTTGGCTATGAAGCTATACGTGCAACACATGGTAACAATGAAAAACGATTAATTATGGTAGGTACTAATGGACAAGGAAATGCATTGTATATAAGTAATGTCTATCCAAGCAAATCGTCATTGCCAGGTGGAGGAAATGATAATTATCTATCTATACAGGTTCACACTTATTCTCCTTGGGCATTCTGCGGAGAAACTGGAAGTAATGCTGCTTTTCCCGGAACGGCCAGTTTTGAGACGGGCATTCAAAATGTGAAAGCACATTCGATAAAATTGAATGTTCCTGTTCATTATGGCGAATTCGGAGTAGGAAGAAGTAGTAATGCTGCAGAGAGAAATACCGATCTTGTTAGAAATTATTACCGTACAATGGCAAGAACAACCTTAGCTCAATCAATGTCATACAGCGTTTGGGATGATAGAGGTTGGTTTGCTCTGATAAATCCAACGGGTACATCTTTCGTAAATAATATAGTACCGTACATGCTACAATAA
- a CDS encoding site-specific integrase has protein sequence MNKTFNLLFFIKKNKIRTNGSAPIYLRITIDGKAAEIAAKRYIDPKKWDSKSHKAVGYGQDAKILNTYLKTLEQQVYDTHYSMLKEENFVTADGLKSKLLGTDLEQRMLIPIFQDHNDKVEALIGQDFAPGTLERYKTSLKHTQEFLKWKYKICDIDITQINHAFIADYDFWLRSVRKCANNTAVKYLKNFKKIIRLCIANGWLAKDPFVGYKAKIKVVERTYLNKEEIQSIFEKDFASERLNQVRDIFLFSCYTGLAYVDVKQLSKFHINTGVDGNEWIFKKRQKTDTSTRVPLLPLAQELILKYEDHPECINLNRLFPVLSNQKMNSYLKEIANICGIQKELTFHIARHTFATTITLSNGVPIESVSKMLGHTNIKTTQHYAKILDKRISDDMSNLRNILTKSEK, from the coding sequence ATGAACAAGACATTTAATCTTCTATTCTTTATCAAAAAGAATAAAATCCGCACAAACGGAAGTGCTCCAATTTATTTGCGTATAACAATCGACGGCAAAGCCGCAGAAATTGCAGCCAAAAGGTATATTGACCCAAAGAAATGGGACAGTAAATCTCATAAAGCTGTTGGTTATGGGCAAGATGCCAAAATACTAAATACTTACCTCAAAACTTTGGAACAGCAAGTTTATGATACACATTATTCAATGTTGAAAGAGGAAAACTTTGTAACGGCAGATGGTTTGAAGTCGAAGCTTTTGGGTACTGATTTGGAACAACGGATGCTAATCCCCATATTTCAGGATCACAATGATAAGGTGGAAGCATTAATAGGTCAGGATTTCGCACCAGGAACCTTAGAACGTTATAAGACATCTTTAAAACACACTCAGGAATTTCTAAAATGGAAATATAAAATTTGCGATATAGACATCACGCAGATTAACCACGCTTTTATAGCGGATTATGATTTTTGGCTTCGGAGCGTTCGCAAATGCGCAAACAACACTGCAGTTAAATATCTTAAAAATTTCAAAAAAATAATACGATTATGCATAGCGAACGGATGGTTAGCCAAAGATCCCTTTGTAGGATACAAAGCAAAAATTAAAGTTGTAGAAAGAACATACCTAAACAAAGAAGAGATACAATCTATTTTTGAAAAAGATTTTGCTTCCGAAAGATTAAATCAGGTTAGAGATATTTTTCTATTTAGCTGCTACACGGGATTAGCATATGTAGATGTCAAGCAGTTATCAAAATTTCACATAAATACTGGCGTAGACGGTAATGAATGGATATTTAAAAAACGTCAGAAGACTGACACCTCAACTAGAGTCCCATTATTACCATTAGCACAAGAACTTATTTTGAAATATGAAGACCACCCCGAATGCATAAATTTAAATAGATTATTTCCAGTCCTCAGTAATCAGAAAATGAATTCCTACCTGAAAGAAATTGCTAACATATGTGGCATCCAAAAAGAGTTAACTTTCCATATTGCTCGCCATACTTTTGCGACTACTATAACATTATCCAATGGAGTTCCAATTGAAAGTGTTAGTAAAATGCTTGGTCACACTAATATCAAAACTACTCAGCATTATGCAAAAATACTTGATAAACGAATTAGTGATGATATGTCAAATTTGAGAAACATTCTTACAAAATCAGAAAAATAA
- a CDS encoding acyl-CoA dehydrogenase family protein: MNAVALDFPTVSYAEFLSNFKASLGSLFQRENIDQLSLSRGLPPNVWKEIFNLKPLSVAIPTEYGGRGVKVKECLGLLSAASYESLPLSLTFGINIALFLEPLAKYGNNIIKGDIFKHFLDFGAMGGLMITEPDFGSDALNMKTQNKQLKDNSYHIKGTKHWQGLTGLANYWLITSRNINAEGNLGRDVDFFIADTHKPEQNIEVKEYYDNAGLYMIPYGLNKIDIKVPEQNKLIPESTGLKMMLDILHRSRFQFPGMGMGFLKRMMDEATKHCKERIVGASNLFSLDQVQYQLAKLQSFFTLSSAMCAKSTSVSGIDKDVSGSGVHANSMKAFVTDMMQEAAQILVQLSGAKGYRLSHIGGRGIMDSRPFQIFEGSNEMLYTQISEGILKDMKKKKTDNLGEYLLINDITKDAAKLYSKELNVTIDGPLSQRKMIDLGKIISRIVTVNDLLDLNNAGFNQDLSDNSIEIVRQEVVTLLASMSHHKNINAVCDISEKSDWMSFF, from the coding sequence ATGAATGCAGTAGCATTAGACTTTCCTACAGTTTCTTATGCAGAGTTCCTTTCTAATTTTAAGGCTTCTTTAGGGTCTTTGTTTCAAAGAGAAAACATAGATCAATTAAGTCTTTCCAGAGGTTTGCCTCCTAATGTTTGGAAAGAAATTTTCAATTTGAAACCTCTTTCTGTTGCTATTCCAACTGAATATGGTGGAAGAGGCGTGAAGGTGAAAGAATGTCTCGGATTGCTTTCTGCAGCTTCATACGAGTCTCTTCCATTGTCATTGACATTCGGGATTAATATTGCATTATTCTTGGAACCTTTGGCTAAATATGGGAATAACATCATCAAAGGTGATATTTTCAAACATTTCCTAGATTTTGGAGCAATGGGTGGATTGATGATTACTGAACCAGATTTTGGTAGTGATGCATTGAATATGAAAACCCAAAACAAACAACTGAAAGACAATTCTTACCACATCAAAGGAACTAAACATTGGCAGGGTCTTACAGGTTTGGCTAATTATTGGTTAATTACTTCAAGAAATATCAATGCTGAAGGTAATCTTGGTAGAGATGTGGATTTCTTCATAGCAGATACTCACAAGCCAGAACAAAACATTGAAGTTAAGGAATATTATGATAACGCAGGTCTTTATATGATTCCTTACGGATTAAATAAAATCGATATCAAAGTTCCGGAACAAAATAAGTTAATTCCTGAAAGTACAGGTCTTAAAATGATGTTGGACATTCTTCACAGAAGCAGATTCCAGTTTCCGGGAATGGGAATGGGATTTTTAAAAAGAATGATGGACGAGGCTACAAAACATTGTAAAGAAAGAATTGTTGGTGCTTCTAACTTATTTTCTTTGGATCAGGTTCAATATCAATTGGCAAAATTACAGTCATTCTTCACGCTTTCTTCTGCAATGTGCGCAAAAAGTACAAGCGTAAGCGGGATTGATAAAGATGTTTCAGGAAGTGGTGTTCACGCTAACAGTATGAAAGCTTTTGTGACAGATATGATGCAGGAAGCTGCTCAGATTTTGGTTCAATTATCTGGTGCAAAAGGTTACAGACTAAGTCATATCGGTGGGAGAGGAATTATGGACAGCCGACCTTTCCAAATCTTTGAAGGTTCAAACGAAATGCTTTATACGCAAATTTCTGAAGGGATTTTGAAAGATATGAAGAAGAAAAAAACAGACAATTTAGGAGAATATCTTTTGATTAATGATATTACTAAAGATGCTGCAAAATTATACTCGAAAGAACTTAATGTGACGATTGATGGTCCACTTTCTCAAAGAAAAATGATAGACCTTGGGAAAATTATTTCAAGAATCGTGACAGTTAATGACTTACTAGATCTTAATAATGCAGGTTTTAATCAGGATTTGAGTGATAATTCTATCGAAATTGTAAGACAAGAAGTTGTGACACTCTTAGCTTCTATGAGCCACCACAAAAACATCAACGCCGTTTGCGATATCAGTGAGAAAAGTGATTGGATGTCATTTTTCTAA
- a CDS encoding cold shock domain-containing protein, whose product MADSFSKKENFKKKQQKQKEKALRREERKTNNDKGKDIEFMYVDAYGRLTSTPPEEKLEVDLDNIQLGAAPVEAEEAVKTGIVTFLSEKGYGFITENKTNENIFFHSNNCAVPVKKGNKVAFEKERSPKGFSAVNIELVK is encoded by the coding sequence ATGGCAGATTCTTTCTCCAAAAAAGAAAATTTCAAGAAAAAACAACAAAAACAAAAAGAAAAAGCACTTCGTCGTGAAGAGCGTAAAACTAATAACGACAAAGGAAAAGACATCGAGTTTATGTATGTGGATGCATACGGAAGATTGACTTCTACACCTCCAGAGGAGAAGTTGGAAGTAGATTTGGATAACATCCAGTTAGGTGCAGCGCCTGTGGAAGCAGAAGAAGCTGTGAAAACAGGAATCGTAACTTTCTTAAGTGAAAAAGGATACGGTTTCATCACTGAAAATAAAACCAACGAAAATATCTTTTTCCATAGTAACAATTGTGCAGTGCCGGTAAAAAAAGGAAACAAAGTAGCTTTCGAAAAAGAAAGATCCCCAAAAGGCTTTTCGGCAGTCAATATCGAACTTGTCAAATAA
- a CDS encoding SemiSWEET transporter has protein sequence MNIELLGLIAGGITSIAMMPQLIKVIKEKNAKDISVVMLLVLITGLSLWVWYGILQDELPIILSNGFSVLVNLTLLVCCIIFKKKN, from the coding sequence ATGAATATAGAATTACTAGGTTTAATTGCCGGAGGAATTACATCAATCGCAATGATGCCACAACTCATCAAAGTTATCAAGGAGAAAAATGCCAAAGATATTTCCGTTGTGATGCTTTTGGTTTTGATTACAGGATTATCACTTTGGGTTTGGTACGGAATCTTACAGGACGAATTACCAATTATTTTATCAAATGGTTTTTCGGTTTTAGTCAATCTAACTTTGCTGGTATGCTGTATTATTTTCAAAAAGAAAAACTAA
- the pdeM gene encoding ligase-associated DNA damage response endonuclease PdeM has protein sequence MKIATKNINIKNEVFTLTNQRALFWKKEKALILSDLHIGKTAHFRKNGIALSDQVFENDLQRLSVLIEYFKPEKFLVVGDLLHAGDNSGVDKFCEWKNQFPNLEFHLIEGNHDRISKKLEAKLCLNFRDEFLEIDEFIFVHDFQKKNEKFQITGHIHPGFVINSSVKNIKLPCFVVSESQLLLPAFSEFTGLDTKNLPKKGRFYVFTDAEIYEI, from the coding sequence ATGAAAATAGCAACAAAAAATATCAACATAAAAAACGAAGTTTTTACCTTAACCAATCAGCGTGCCTTGTTTTGGAAAAAAGAAAAAGCGTTGATTCTCTCCGATTTGCACATCGGAAAAACCGCTCATTTCCGCAAAAACGGGATTGCCCTCTCCGACCAGGTTTTTGAAAACGATTTGCAAAGATTATCCGTTCTCATAGAATATTTTAAACCCGAAAAGTTCCTTGTGGTCGGTGATTTATTGCACGCCGGAGACAATTCTGGTGTCGACAAATTCTGCGAATGGAAAAACCAATTTCCAAATCTTGAATTTCATCTGATAGAAGGCAATCACGACAGAATTTCAAAAAAACTGGAAGCCAAACTCTGCCTTAATTTCAGAGATGAATTTCTCGAAATTGATGAATTTATTTTCGTTCACGATTTTCAGAAAAAGAATGAGAAATTTCAGATTACGGGTCATATTCATCCGGGATTTGTCATCAATTCCTCGGTGAAAAATATCAAATTGCCTTGTTTTGTTGTCTCAGAAAGTCAATTATTGCTTCCTGCTTTCAGCGAGTTTACAGGATTAGATACAAAAAATCTCCCTAAAAAAGGAAGATTCTATGTGTTTACGGATGCTGAGATTTATGAGATTTAG
- a CDS encoding ligase-associated DNA damage response DEXH box helicase: protein MSDKGISPFKFQIQTWQKFGNGYSGMVVAPTGFGKTYSVFLALISDFLNYPDQYKKGLKMIWITPLRSLSKDIAKAMQEAIDEIGLDWTVGVRNGDTDPKVRQQQVKNMPEILVATPESLHLLLGQKNHQRFFTNLQTIVVDEWHELLGSKRGVLVELGISQLRNYVPKMKIWGITATIGNLDEAMQVLIPYPIKKTKVTAKEHKKIEILSVFPNEVEILPWAGHLGQKLADKVVPIILESKSTIVFTNTRSQSEMWYQLLLNAYPDFAGQIAIHHSSIDAHLRIWIEENLSSGKLKAVVSTSSLDLGIDFKPVDTVIQIGSAKGVARFLQRAGRSGHSPFETSKIYCVPTHSLELIEVSALKEAVKQNVIEPREPQVLCFDVLVQFLMTLAIGDGFYPEETYERIKQVYTFQEMTDEEWKSMIDFLTIGGSALKSYEEYHKVVVMEDGLHKVTSRRIAMLHRMNMGAIVSDAMLKVKFISGGYIGMVEEYFISRLKKEEKFILAGRVLEVAMIKDMTVFVRASKGKAQAPSYLGGRLPLSSNLGQFLREKLSGALNPKASEKELKFLHPLLVNQEERSHIPKDNEFLVELIKNREGYHLFMYPFEGRLVHEVMAALIAYRISKLAPISFSMAMNDYGFELFSDKEIPLNEENLDKILTRENLMTDVISSINAAEMARRKFRDIAVISGMVVQNFPGQQRSNKSLQSSAGLIFKVLEDHDPNHFLVRQAYTEVFNMQLQEQRLVEAFKRIEKSKIILKFANAFTPLSFPIKVDSLRQTLTSEDLDLRIQKLIQQAKKK, encoded by the coding sequence ATGAGCGATAAAGGTATTTCTCCATTCAAGTTTCAGATTCAGACTTGGCAGAAATTTGGGAATGGTTATAGCGGAATGGTGGTTGCGCCAACCGGATTTGGGAAGACGTATTCCGTTTTCTTAGCTTTAATTTCAGACTTTCTAAATTATCCCGACCAATACAAAAAGGGACTGAAAATGATTTGGATTACGCCGCTCCGTTCCCTTTCGAAAGATATTGCCAAGGCAATGCAGGAAGCGATTGACGAAATCGGACTGGATTGGACAGTCGGAGTCAGAAATGGCGACACCGACCCAAAAGTCCGGCAACAGCAGGTCAAAAATATGCCCGAAATTCTCGTGGCAACTCCCGAAAGTTTACATCTTCTTCTCGGGCAGAAAAATCATCAGCGTTTTTTCACGAATTTACAAACAATTGTTGTCGATGAATGGCACGAATTATTGGGTTCAAAACGTGGCGTTTTGGTGGAATTGGGGATTTCGCAATTAAGAAATTATGTTCCCAAAATGAAGATTTGGGGAATTACGGCAACAATCGGAAACCTCGATGAAGCGATGCAAGTTTTGATTCCTTATCCAATTAAAAAAACAAAAGTTACCGCCAAAGAACACAAGAAAATTGAGATTCTTTCCGTCTTTCCGAATGAAGTTGAAATTTTGCCTTGGGCAGGACATCTCGGGCAAAAATTGGCGGATAAAGTTGTTCCAATTATTCTCGAATCAAAATCAACGATTGTTTTTACCAATACGAGAAGCCAAAGTGAAATGTGGTATCAATTATTGCTCAATGCTTATCCAGATTTTGCCGGACAAATCGCAATTCATCACAGTTCGATTGATGCACATCTGAGAATTTGGATTGAGGAAAATTTAAGTTCAGGAAAACTGAAAGCCGTTGTTTCAACGTCGTCTCTGGATTTAGGAATTGATTTTAAACCTGTTGATACGGTTATTCAGATTGGCTCTGCAAAAGGTGTTGCGAGGTTTCTGCAGCGTGCCGGACGAAGCGGTCACTCCCCTTTTGAAACTTCAAAAATCTATTGTGTTCCGACCCATTCTTTGGAATTGATTGAAGTTTCAGCCCTGAAAGAAGCCGTCAAACAAAATGTGATTGAGCCTCGTGAACCGCAGGTTTTATGCTTCGATGTTTTGGTTCAGTTTCTGATGACTTTGGCGATTGGCGACGGATTTTATCCCGAAGAAACCTATGAAAGAATCAAGCAGGTTTACACATTTCAGGAAATGACGGACGAAGAATGGAAGTCGATGATTGATTTTCTCACAATTGGTGGAAGCGCGCTGAAAAGCTACGAAGAATACCATAAAGTCGTGGTAATGGAAGATGGTCTGCACAAAGTAACTTCCCGAAGAATTGCGATGCTTCACCGGATGAATATGGGTGCGATTGTGAGCGATGCGATGCTGAAAGTGAAATTTATTTCCGGCGGATACATCGGGATGGTTGAGGAATATTTTATCTCGAGATTAAAAAAAGAAGAGAAATTTATCTTGGCCGGAAGAGTTCTGGAAGTCGCAATGATAAAGGATATGACGGTTTTCGTTCGGGCTTCCAAAGGAAAAGCGCAGGCTCCGAGTTACTTGGGCGGAAGATTACCATTGAGTTCTAATCTCGGTCAGTTTTTGCGTGAAAAATTATCCGGAGCGCTTAATCCGAAAGCTTCTGAAAAAGAACTAAAATTCCTGCATCCGCTTCTGGTTAATCAGGAAGAACGGTCGCACATTCCGAAGGATAATGAATTTTTGGTGGAATTGATTAAGAACCGTGAAGGTTATCATCTGTTTATGTATCCTTTCGAGGGTCGTTTGGTGCACGAAGTAATGGCTGCATTGATTGCTTACCGGATTTCAAAGCTGGCTCCGATTTCCTTTTCGATGGCGATGAATGATTACGGCTTTGAACTGTTCAGTGATAAAGAAATTCCGCTTAATGAAGAAAATTTAGACAAAATTTTAACGAGAGAAAATCTAATGACTGATGTGATTTCCAGCATCAATGCGGCAGAAATGGCAAGGAGAAAATTCCGTGATATTGCGGTGATTTCCGGGATGGTTGTTCAGAATTTTCCCGGACAACAGCGCTCCAACAAATCTTTGCAAAGTTCGGCAGGTCTTATTTTCAAAGTTCTGGAAGACCACGACCCGAATCATTTCCTCGTGCGACAGGCTTATACGGAGGTATTCAATATGCAATTGCAGGAACAGCGTTTGGTTGAAGCATTCAAAAGAATCGAAAAATCAAAAATTATCCTGAAATTTGCCAACGCTTTTACGCCACTGAGTTTCCCGATAAAAGTAGACAGTTTGAGACAGACTTTGACGAGTGAAGATTTGGATTTGAGAATTCAGAAACTGATTCAGCAGGCGAAGAAAAAATAA
- a CDS encoding ATP-dependent DNA ligase, which yields MRHFAELINALESTNKTNAKIDAIIDYLERAPDEDKVWFIALFTGKRPKRNVNTNYMKEWALEITQLPFWLFQESYSSVGDLGETLSLILPPPTEKIERSLSEWMNDIINLKTKTDLEKKEFVLNSWNGLDYTERLIFNKLLGGSFRIGVSDKTLINALTKFSEQESSALMHSLMGKWLPNEVSFQELISAENVNPDNSKPYPFCLAYPLEKDLEELGTPDEWLIEYKWDGIRGQIIRRNDEVFIWSRGEELITEQFPEIKEVVQQMKGNFVIDGEILAVKDNKVLNFNELQKRLNRKTLTKKMLSDIPIQVFAYDLLELESNDLREKPISGRRAMLEELLLNEGPENIRISQQIEFEDWNELDQIRESSREINSEGLMLKQKNSPYHSGRKKGDWWKWKINPLTIDAVLIYAQKGSGRRSAYYTDYTFAVKNEDKLVTIAKAYSGLTDKEIMEVSKFVNKNAIEKFGPVRTVKPELVFEIAFEGIGFSNRHKSGVALRFPRILRWRKDKTVDEIDNIEEIKKLIQ from the coding sequence ATGAGACATTTCGCTGAACTCATCAACGCTCTCGAAAGCACCAACAAAACCAACGCTAAAATCGATGCCATCATCGATTACCTGGAACGCGCGCCTGATGAAGATAAAGTCTGGTTCATCGCTTTGTTTACGGGGAAAAGACCAAAACGAAACGTGAACACCAATTATATGAAAGAATGGGCATTGGAAATCACGCAATTGCCGTTTTGGCTGTTTCAGGAAAGTTATTCTTCGGTCGGCGACTTGGGAGAAACATTGTCCTTAATTCTTCCGCCTCCAACCGAAAAAATCGAACGTTCTTTATCGGAATGGATGAATGATATTATCAACCTTAAAACAAAAACTGACCTCGAGAAAAAGGAATTTGTTCTGAATTCCTGGAACGGTTTGGATTATACAGAACGTTTGATTTTTAACAAATTGCTGGGCGGAAGTTTCAGAATTGGCGTTTCAGATAAGACTTTGATTAATGCCCTGACTAAATTTTCCGAACAGGAATCCAGTGCCTTGATGCACAGTTTGATGGGGAAATGGTTGCCGAATGAAGTTTCTTTTCAGGAATTGATTTCAGCAGAAAACGTCAATCCCGACAATTCAAAACCTTATCCTTTTTGTCTGGCTTATCCTTTGGAAAAAGATTTGGAAGAACTCGGAACGCCCGATGAATGGTTGATTGAATACAAATGGGACGGAATTCGTGGTCAAATCATCAGACGAAATGACGAAGTTTTTATCTGGTCAAGAGGCGAAGAGCTGATTACCGAACAGTTTCCTGAAATCAAAGAAGTGGTTCAACAGATGAAAGGTAATTTTGTTATTGACGGAGAAATTCTGGCTGTAAAAGATAATAAAGTTTTAAATTTCAATGAATTACAAAAGCGTCTCAACCGAAAAACTCTAACCAAGAAAATGCTTTCCGACATTCCGATTCAGGTTTTTGCTTATGATTTGTTAGAATTGGAAAGCAACGATTTGCGGGAAAAACCGATTTCCGGAAGACGTGCAATGCTGGAAGAATTATTACTGAACGAAGGCCCTGAAAACATCAGAATTTCACAACAAATTGAGTTTGAAGATTGGAACGAATTAGACCAAATCAGGGAAAGTTCCAGAGAAATCAACAGTGAAGGTCTGATGCTGAAACAGAAAAATTCTCCATACCATTCCGGACGAAAAAAAGGCGACTGGTGGAAATGGAAAATTAATCCGTTAACCATTGATGCGGTTTTGATTTACGCCCAAAAAGGCAGCGGACGAAGAAGCGCATATTACACCGATTATACTTTTGCCGTTAAAAACGAGGATAAATTAGTCACAATTGCCAAAGCGTATTCCGGATTAACAGATAAGGAAATTATGGAAGTCAGCAAGTTCGTGAATAAAAATGCGATCGAGAAATTTGGTCCGGTTCGAACCGTAAAACCTGAACTGGTTTTCGAAATTGCTTTTGAAGGAATCGGTTTCAGTAATCGCCACAAAAGTGGTGTTGCCTTGCGTTTCCCAAGAATCCTGAGATGGCGAAAAGATAAAACAGTGGATGAGATTGATAATATTGAGGAGATAAAAAAGTTAATACAGTAA
- a CDS encoding ligase-associated DNA damage response exonuclease, which produces MKLITFTNKGIYCPQGKFYIDPWRPVDLAVITHGHADHARWGMKKYLCHHFTKPILKKRIAEDIECQTLQYGEVLNINGVKLSLHPAGHIIGSAQIRLEYKGYVSVISGDYKVQDDGLSTPFELVKCNEFVTESTFGLPIYNWLEVDDLNKRMQSWVLRNQENQKTSVFIGYSLGKAQRVMKAVEGIGKIHVHYSIGKLNQAFEEVGIQLPDYEVPDFRENIKHVAGDIVIVPPALLDSNVIKKIPDAATAICSGWMQVRGARRWRSADAGFAMSDHADWKGLLQAIKATEAEIVHVTHGQTEVFSKYLNEIGIKSDVVETLYGDDDEEETEKEIIKD; this is translated from the coding sequence TTGAAACTCATCACATTCACAAACAAGGGCATCTACTGTCCGCAAGGGAAATTTTACATCGATCCTTGGCGACCGGTTGATTTGGCGGTTATTACGCACGGTCACGCCGACCACGCCCGTTGGGGAATGAAAAAATATCTCTGTCATCATTTTACAAAACCTATTTTAAAGAAAAGAATTGCTGAAGATATTGAATGTCAGACTTTACAATATGGCGAAGTTCTCAATATCAACGGTGTAAAACTTTCGCTTCATCCGGCGGGTCACATCATTGGTTCTGCGCAAATCCGTTTAGAATATAAAGGTTATGTGAGTGTAATTTCAGGCGACTACAAAGTTCAGGATGACGGATTGAGTACACCTTTTGAACTTGTAAAATGCAATGAATTTGTGACAGAAAGTACTTTCGGACTTCCGATTTACAACTGGCTGGAAGTAGATGATCTGAACAAAAGAATGCAAAGCTGGGTTTTACGTAATCAGGAAAATCAGAAAACATCAGTATTCATAGGCTATTCTTTGGGAAAAGCGCAAAGAGTGATGAAAGCGGTGGAAGGAATAGGGAAAATTCACGTCCACTACTCTATTGGTAAGCTCAATCAGGCTTTTGAGGAAGTCGGAATTCAACTTCCCGATTATGAAGTTCCTGATTTTAGGGAAAATATTAAGCACGTTGCGGGAGATATCGTTATTGTTCCACCCGCATTATTGGATTCCAATGTTATTAAGAAAATTCCCGATGCGGCAACAGCAATTTGCTCTGGTTGGATGCAGGTTCGTGGTGCCAGAAGATGGCGAAGTGCGGATGCTGGTTTTGCAATGAGCGATCACGCCGATTGGAAAGGTTTGTTACAAGCGATCAAGGCAACCGAAGCCGAAATCGTCCACGTGACACACGGGCAAACCGAAGTTTTTTCTAAATATTTAAATGAAATCGGAATCAAATCTGATGTTGTTGAAACATTGTACGGCGACGATGACGAAGAAGAAACTGAAAAAGAAATTATCAAAGATTAA
- a CDS encoding rhodanese-like domain-containing protein, with protein MKNVLIFCGIILAINVVYRIYKYQTLDKDLDKLIKNGAIILDVRTEKEFEMGHIAGSQNISLGTIRERYIELDPNKTYITVCSHGLRSVKVENILKEKGFKNVHNGGAWSDLQKSLNLK; from the coding sequence ATGAAAAATGTATTGATTTTCTGCGGAATCATCCTTGCCATTAATGTCGTGTACAGAATTTATAAATATCAGACTTTGGATAAGGATTTAGATAAATTGATAAAAAACGGAGCAATCATTCTCGATGTAAGAACGGAAAAAGAATTTGAAATGGGTCACATTGCCGGTTCTCAGAACATTTCTTTAGGAACAATCCGTGAAAGATATATAGAACTTGATCCGAATAAAACTTATATTACCGTTTGTTCTCACGGTTTGAGAAGCGTAAAAGTGGAGAATATCTTAAAGGAAAAAGGATTCAAAAATGTCCATAACGGAGGAGCGTGGAGTGATTTGCAGAAAAGTTTGAACTTAAAATAA